The following are encoded in a window of Acipenser ruthenus chromosome 26, fAciRut3.2 maternal haplotype, whole genome shotgun sequence genomic DNA:
- the LOC131701710 gene encoding transcription initiation factor TFIID subunit 1-like isoform X2: MSDSDSDEDQDRPFSLTGFLFGNINEDGQLEGDSVLDTESKKHLAGLGSLGLGNLITEITANEEQQEDDEKDPASTDAEGWVKSTDDAVDYSDISEVAEDETRKYRQAMSSLQPFRKSDDEDDYDADCEDIDSKLMPPPPPPSHSLPAKKEESTAPDSSVPDEGDGIILPSIIAPSSLTEKVEFSSSSDSESETERTPRGSGGLGQESSLTLPLAGIMQRDATKTLPNVTELFPEFRPGRVLRFLRLFGPGKNMPSVWRSARRKRKKKHREPQADMPPSEGEAGEAGTDKKSGWGYEYAPPPPPEQCLSDDEITMMAPVESKFSQASGDADKVAETRPKVAEWRYGPAQLWYDMLGVPEDGTGFDYGFRLKESSAEGQQTSGTQDIEVKVTQEAEELKGEDDCKGKEGDGRQEESPQLLENEHFLMVTQLQWEEDIIWNGEDVKHKGTKTQRASLAGWLPSSMTRNATAYNAQQGLNRSNSLLVPPTPPPIIQKSVTPGTQGSSKSRDKHAQEQQAFHEDDRTWFSIFPIDSEELVYGRWEDNIIWDDQAMNRKLYPPVLTLDPNDENIILEIPDEKEEMTSNSPSKENKKESSLKKSRILLGKTGVIKDEPQQNMSQPEVKDPWNLSNDEFYYPKQQGLRGTFGGNIIQHSIPAVELRQPFFPTHMGPMKLRLFHRPSLKKYSFGVLSQPGPHSVQSLLKHIKKKAKVREQERQASGGGDMFFMRTAQDLTGKDGDLILAEYSEEYPPLMMQVGMASKIKNYYKRKPGKDPGAPDCKYGETVYCHTSPFLGSLHPGQLLQAFENNLFRVPIYLHKMPETDFLVIRTRQGYYIRELVDIFVVGQQCPLYEVPGPNSKRANTHIRDFLQVFIYRLFWKSKDRPRRIRMEDIKKAFPSHSESSIRKRLKLCADFKRTGMDSNWWVLKPDFRLPTEEEIRAMVSPEQCCAYYSMLVAEQRLKDAGYGEKSFFAPEEENEEDFQMKIDDEVRTAPWNTTRAFIAAMKGKCLLEVTGVADPTGCGEGFSYVKVPNKPTQQKDDREPQPAKKTVTGTDADLRRLSLKNAKQLLRKFGVPEEEIKKLSRWEVIDVVRTMSTEQARSGEGPMSKFARGSRFSVAEHQERYKEECQRIFDLQNKVLESAEILSTDTDSSSAEDSDFEEMGKNIENMLQNKKTSSQLSREREEQERKELHRMLMGEDSGPERDKGRKGRRDHKGFSSALSTGSHKDDDASSVTSLNSSATGRRLKIYRTFRDEDGKEYVRCETVRKPSVIDAYTRIRTTKDEDFIRKFALFDEQHREEMRKERRRIQEQLRRLKRNQEKDKMKGPPEKKAKKMKERPDLKLKCGACGAIGHMRTNKFCPLYYQTNAPPSNPVAMTEEQEEELEKTVIHNDNEELIKVEGTKIVLGKQLIESADEVRRKSLVLKFPKQQLPPKKKRRVGTTVHCDYLNRPHKSIHRRRTDPMVTLSSILEGIINDMRDHPNTYPFHTPVNAKVVKDYYKIITRPMDLQTLRENVRKRMYPSREEFRENVELIVKNSATYNGAKHPLTQIAQCMLDLCDEKLKEKEDRLVRLEKAINPLLDDDDQVAFSFILDNIVTQKMMAVPDSWPFHHPVNKKFVPDYYKVIVSPMDLENIRKNISKHKYQHREAFLYDVSLIHTNSVKYNGPDSLYTKTAEDIVTVCKQTLAEYDEHLTQLEKDISTAKEAALDAADLESLDPMTPGPYTPQPLDLYDTTSLSMTRDSSLYLDDSNLSAMATPTTTPEKRGLQMRHRRGRHGGEESDVDIEGYEEEDDGKPKTPAPEVDDGDGDLGDDDEEEGSLRPPQASVLYQDLLMSEGEDDDDASDEEGDNPFSSIHLSESGSDSDLESSSIRPKQLHVHQENTMLGLDNDESMMSYEGDGAEPSQLEDSNVSYESYEDVDSRSHNRAQSFSSAGGYGLSEEEEDEEEVEEEAARQHRGPSVLTRVQLSEDEEDSEDFRSIGVDSDVDSDP; the protein is encoded by the exons ATGTCAGACTCAGACAGTGATGAAGATCAGGACCGCCCCTTCTCCCTGACTGGGTTTCTCTTTGGGAACATCAATGAAGATGGGCAGCTGGAGGGTGACAGCGTTCTCGACACA GAGTCGAAGAAACACCTGGCTGGCCTGGGGTCACTGGGTTTGGGGAACCTCATTACTGAAATCACTGCGAATGAGGAGCAGCAGGAGGATGATGAGAAAGATCCCGCCAGCACTGACGCTGAAG GCTGGGTAAAGAGTACTGATGATGCTGTGGATTACTCTGATATCAGCGAGGTGGCAGAGGATGAAACCCGGAAATACAGGCAGGCGATGAGCAGCCTGCAGCCCTTCAGAAAATCAG ATGATGAAGATGACTATGATGCTGACTGTGAGGATATTGATTCGAAGCTCatgcccccaccccctcctccctcGCATTCCCTCCCAGCTAAGAAAGAGGAGTCCACAGCTCCGGACTCCAGTG TTCCAGATGAAGGTGACGGGATTATCCTCCCCTCCATTATCGCTCCCTCCTCACTGACGGAGAAGGTGGAGTTCAGCAGCTCCTCGGATTCCGAGTCAGAGACCGAGCGCACTCCTCGGGGATCAGGAGGGCTGGGCCAGGAGAGTAGTCTAACACTGCCGCTGGCTGGGATCATGCAGCGGGATGCCACCAAGACACTGCCCAATGTCACCGAGCTCTTCCCAGAGTTCCGTCCTGGCAGA GTGCTGCGTTTCTTGCGTCTCTTCGGCCCTGGGAAGAACATGCCCTCAGTGTGGCGCAGTGCCCGCCGTAAGCGCAAGAAGAAACATAGAGAGCCACAGGCTGACATGCCACCAAGCGAGGGCGAAGCTGGGGAGGCGGGGACAGACAAGAAGTCTGGGTGGGGCTATGAGTAtgccccgccccctcctcctgAGCAGTGTCTCTCCGATGACGAG ATCACGATGATGGCTCCTGTGGAGTCAAAGTTCTCGCAGGCCTCGGGCGATGCTGACAAGGTTGCAGAGACCAGACCCAAAGTGGCGGAGTGGCGGTACGGACCTGCTCAGCTGTGGTATGACATGCTGGGGGTCCCTGAGGATGGGACCGGGTTCGACTACGGTTTCAGATTGAAGGAGAGCAGTGCGGAGGGGCAGCAGACTTCAGGAACACAG GACATTGAAGTTAAAGTGACGCAGGAAGCAGAAGAACTAAAAGGAGAG GATGATTGTAAAGGCAAGGAAGGCGATGGGAGGCAGGAGGAGAGTCCACAGCTTCTGGAGAACGAGCACTTCCTGATGGTGACGCAGCTGCAGTGGGAGGAAGACATCATCTGGAATGGAGAAGATGTGAAGCACAAAGGGACCAAAACCCAGCGGGCCAGTCTCGCGGGTTGGCTCCCTTCCAGCATGACCAGGAACGCCACAGCGTACAACGCACAGCAGG GTCTGAATCGGAGTAACTCCTTACTGGTGCCTCCCACTCCTCCTCCAATAATCCAGAAATCAGTGACACCTGGGACCCAGGGCTCCAGTAAAAGCAGAGATAAGCATGCTCAAGAACAGCAAG CCTTCCATGAGGATGACCGCACCTGGTTCTCTATCTTCCCCATCGATAGCGAGGAGCTTGTGTACGGCCGTTGGGAGGATAACATCATCTGGGACGACCAGGCCATGAATCGCAAACTTTATCCACCTGTCCTGACCCTCGACCCCAACGATGAGAACATCATCCTTG AGATACCTGACGAGAAGGAGGAGATGACTTCCAACTCCCCTTCCAAGGAGAACAAGAAGGAGTCGTCCCTGAAGAAGAGCCGCATCCTGCTGGGCAAGACTGGGGTCATCAAGGACGAGCCGCAGCAG AACATGTCTCAGCCAGAGGTGAAGGACCCCTGGAACCTCTCCAATGATGAATTCTACTACCCCAAACAACAGGGCCTGCGGGGCACTTTCGGAGGCAACATCATCCAG CACTCTATCCCTGCAGTGGAGCTCCGGCAGCCCTTCTTCCCTACCCACATGGGACCCATGAAGCTGCGTCTCTTTCACCGGCCATCCCTGAAGAAATACTCATTTGGAGTGCTATCCCAGCCTGGGCCACATTCTGTCCAGTCCCTCCTCAAACACATCAAGAAGAAAGCCAAG GTGCGGGAGCAGGAGAGGCAGGCCTCGGGTGGCGGGGACATGTTCTTCATGCGCACGGCTCAGGACCTGACTGGTAAAGATGGGGACCTGATCCTGGCTGAGTACAGTGAAGAGTACCCACCTCTCATGATGCAGGTCGGCATGGCATCCAAGATCAAGAACTACTACAAACGG aaaccTGGGAAGGACCCAGGAGCACCAGATTGTAAATATGGAGAGACTGTCTACTGCCACACCTCTCCCTTTCTGGGATCGCTCCATCCAGGACAGTTGCTGCAG GCCTTTGAGAATAATCTTTTCCGTGTCCCCATATACCTACACAAGATGCCAGAGACTGACTTTCTGGTGATCCGGACGAGACAGGGCTACTACATCCGGGAGCTGGTGGACATTTTTGTGGTGGGGCAGCAGTGCCCACTGTATGAGGTGCCCGGGCCCAACTCCAAACGGGCCAACACACACATCCGAGACTTCCTGCAG GTCTTTATTTATCGTCTCTTCTGGAAGAGTAAAGACCGGCCACGTCGAATCCGAATGGAGGACATAAAGAAGGCGTTTCCATCACATTCTGAAAGCAGCATAAGGAAAAGGCTAAAACTGTGTGCAGATTTTAAACGGACAG GTATGGATTCTAACTGGTGGGTCCTGAAGCCGGATTTCCGCTTGCCCACAGAGGAGGAGATCCGAGCCATGGTCTCCCCAGAACAGTGCTGCGCATACTACAGCATGCTAGTGGCAGAGCAGAGACTCAAG GACGCTGGATATGGAGAGAAATCTTTTTTCGCTCCCGAGGAGGAAAATGAGGAAGACTTCCAGATGAAGATCGATGATGAG GTGCGGACAGCTCCCTGGAACACCACTCGTGCCTTCATAGCAGCGATGAAGGGGAAGTGCCTGCTGGAGGTGACGGGGGTGGCTGACCCCACCGGCTGCGGGGAAGGGTTCTCCTATGTTAAAGTTCCAAACAAACCCACGCAGCAGAAG GATGACAGGGAGCCACAGCCAGCGAAGAAGACTGTGACTGGAACAGATGCTGATCTGAGACGCCTGTCCCTTAAAAATGCCAAACAGCTGCTGCGCAAATTCGGGGTTCCAGAAGAAGAG ATTAAGAAGCTGTCCCGTTGGGAGGTGATAGACGTTGTTAGGACCATGTCAACAGAGCAGGCTCGTTCGGGGGAGGGCCCCATGAGTAAATTTGCAAGAGGGTCACGCTTTTCTGTTGCTGAACACCAGGAGAGATACAAGGAGGAGTGCCAGAGGATCTTTGACCTGCAGAACAA GGTACTGGAATCCGCAGAGATTCTGTCGACAGACACAGACAGTAGCTCCGCGGAGGACAGTGATTTCGAGGAGATGGGGAAGAACATTGAGAACATGCTTCAAAACAAGAAGACAAGCTCCCAGCTGTCTcgtgagagagaggagcaggagagaAAGGAGCTGCACAGGATGCTGATGGGGGAGGACAGCGGCCCAGAGAGGGACAAGGGCAGGAAGGGAAGGAGAGACCACAAGGGCTTCT CCAGTGCACTCTCAACTGGCTCCCACAAGGACGATGATGCTTCCTCTGTTACCAGCCTCAACTCCTCAGCTACAGGCCGGCGCCTGAAAATCTACCGCACGTTCCGCGATGAGGACGGGAAGGAGTATGTGCGCTGCGAGACTGTCCGGAAACCCTCCGTCATCGACGCCTACACCCGGATACGAACCACCAAAGACGAGGATTTCAT TCGGAAGTTCGCCCTGTTTGACGAGCAGCACCGGGAGGAGATGAGGAAGGAGCGTCGGCGCATTCAAGAGCAGCTGCGTCGACTGAAACGGAACCAGGAGAAGGACAAGATGAAGGGACCGCCTGAGAAAAAAGCCAAGAAGATGAAGGAACGACCAGACCTTAAG CTGAAGTGTGGCGCCTGTGGTGCCATTGGTCACATGAGAACTAATAAGTTCTGCCCGCTGTATTACCAAACCAACGCTCCGCCCTCTAACCCGGTTGCCATGactgaggagcaggaggaggagctggagaaGACAGTGATCCATAACGATAACGAGGAGCTAATCAAAGTGGAGGGGACCAAGATTGTGCTGGGCAAGCAGCTCATCGAGAG TGCGGATGAGGTGCGAAGGAAGTCCCTGGTCCTGAAGTTCCCTAAACAGCAGCTCCCCCCAAAGAAGAAGCGTCGTGTGGGAACAACCGTGCACTGCGACTACCTGAAC CGGCCACACAAATCAATCCACCGGCGCAGGACTGACCCCATGGTGACCCTCTCCTCCATCCTCGAAGGGATCATTAACGACATGCGGGACCACCCAAAT ACCTATCCCTTTCACACCCCGGTCAATGCCAAGGTGGTGAAGGATTATTACAAAATCATCACGCGGCCCATGGACTTGCAGACTTTGCGGGAGAATGTCCGCAAGCGCATGTACCCGTCACGGGAGGAATTCCGTGAGAACGTGGAGCTCATTGTGAAAAACAGTGCCACCTACAACG GTGCGAAGCATCCTCTGACCCAGATTGCACAGTGCATGCTGGATCTCTGTGACGAGAAGCTGAAGGAG AAAGAGGATAGGCTAGTGCGGCTCGAGAAGGCTATTAATCCTTTGCTGGACGATGACGACCAAGTTGCCTTCTCCTTCATCCTTGACAACATTGTCACTCAGAAGATGATGGCGGTGCCTGAT TCATGGCCATTCCACCATCCAGTGAATAAGAAGTTTGTTCCAGATTATTACAAAGTGATTGTAAGCCCCATGGACCTGGAGAACATCCGAAAG aATATTTCTAAACACAAATACCAGCACCGAGAAGCTTTTCTGTACGACGTGAGCTTGATTCATACAAATAGTGTGAAGTATAATG GCCCTGACAGTCTCTACACCAAAACAGCTGAGGACATTGTCACTGTCTGCAAACAGACCCTGGCAGAG TATGATGAGCACCTCACTCAGCTGGAGAAGGACATTTCCACAGCCAAGGAGGCAGCTCTGGATGCTGCAGACTTAGAAAGCCTTGACCCCATGACACCCGGACCCTACACGCCACAG CCCCTTGACCTGTATGACACCACCTCCCTCAGCATGACCAGAGATAGCAGCCTATATCTGGACGACAGCAACCTGTCTGCAATGGCCACACCGACAACCACACCTGAGAAGAGAGGACTGCAG ATGCGTCACAGACGTGGCCGGCATGGCGGGGAGGAGTCCGACGTGGATATCGAAGGATATGAAGAGGAAGACGATGGCAAACCAAAGACTCCTGCACCT GAGGTGGATGACGGTGACGGGGATCTGGGCGATGACGATGAAGAGGAAGGGTCTTTGAGGCCGCCCCAAGCCAGTGTGCTTTACCAGGATCTGCTCATGTCTGAAGGAGAGGACGATGATGATGCCAGCGATGAAGAAGGAGACAACCCCTTCTCCT CAATCCACCTGAGTGAGAGTGGCAGTGACTCTGACCTGGAGTCAAGCAGCATCAGGCCAAAGCAGTTGCATGTCCACCAAGAGAACACCATGCTGGGGCTGGATAATGATGAGAGCATGATGTCCTACGagggggacggagcagagccaTCGCAGCTGGAGGACAGCAACGTCAG CTACGAGAGTTACGAGGATGTGGATTCGCGGTCTCATAACCGAGCCCAGAGTTTCAGCAGTGCAGGTGGGTATGGTCTCAGTGAGGAAGAGGAGGACGAGGAAGAAGTCGAGGAAGAGGCGGCGAGGCAGCACCGCGGACCCAGTGTCCTCACTCGAGTGCAGCTGAGCGAGGATGAGGAGGACAGTGAGGACTTCCGCTCCATTGGGGTGGACAGCGACGTGGACTCTGACCCCTAG